One genomic window of Phalacrocorax aristotelis chromosome 21, bGulAri2.1, whole genome shotgun sequence includes the following:
- the CSF1 gene encoding macrophage colony-stimulating factor 1 isoform X2: MEQLDSHVSLPVGTRGRRGHGTCLRRSLSLSLGWWPSLWGGVGGVSASSASVWGEPGLGEGAGYPSGPNPAGNKAREMLRGNKEASPLARLEASGSAPSQSPSAWVEHNVEKLRCRNPSATDVLHDLGCVTSTAPPQPQCPLTKPSGRALPTGVEEPVLPSVLSQAPVLYVCMPAEETSCCRPCVGGVGTDPDCNCLSPALPSATQPSLSAATHAGRELAPASTQVPYSLLHATLADLDTPSQPPSSTDGGSGTEEVLGAGVGDTALVPSPAMQQPDQADSTKALLDPAGTLSLVAVDISILRGDGELVEQGTEMVAGHPPQDPAQQRGASILPDHPGGLRTTAPAASPSADPAGGRARIRPTKAFEPVTQLRFSRMAPGMRGRVLGGPGDGPRVQGWGLSRLREPEDGGAGPSFDSGFVLSAEQRRKEPAVREGHREPLIYIAVATVVAILLAVGGLLLYKYKSRVLERPLEDGGCDPEEPERRALQGARRCPELETQDL, translated from the exons ATGGAGCAGCTTGACAGCCACGTGTCCCTGCCCGTGGGCACACGTGGGCGCCGTGGGCACGGCACGTGTCTGCGTCGGTCTCTGTCTCTGTCGCTCGGCTGGTGGCCGTCCCTGTGGGGTGGCGTTGGTGGTGTGTCGGCGAGCTCTGCGTCTGTGTGGGGAGAGCCGGGCTTGGGAGAAGGGGCTGGCTACCCTTCGGGGCCAAATCCTGCTGGAAACAAGGCCAGAGAGATGCTGAGGGGGAATAAGGAGGCATCTCCGTTGGCCCGGCTGGAGGCATCAGGCTCGGCTCCGTCTCAAAGCCCCAGCGCCTGGGTTGAGCATAACGTGGAAAAATTGAGGTGCCGGAACCCCTCTGCCACCGACGTGCTGCATGACCTCGGCTGTGTCACTtcaactgcccccccccagcctcaGTGTCCCCTGACCAAGCCTTCAGGGAGAGCATTGCCCACCGGGGTGGAAGAGCCTGTGTTGCCGTCCGTGCTTTCGCAAGCGCCCGTGCTGTATGTTTGCATGCCCGCGGAGGAGACATCTTGCTGCCGTCCGTGTGTTGGAG GTGTGGGGACAGATCCTGACTGCAATTGCctgtcccctgccctcccttctgccacccagccctccctctctgctgccacccatGCCGGCAGGGAGCTGGCACCTGCTAGCACCCAGGTCCCTTACAGCCTCCTCCATGCCACCCTTGCTGACTTAGACACCCCGTCTCAGCCCCCCAGTAGCACGGACGGCGGCTCGGGGACCGAGGAGGTCCTGGGTGCCGGGGTAGGTGACACAGCATTGGTGCCATCCCCTGCGATGCAGCAGCCAGATCAAGCCGACAGCACCAAAGCCCTCCTGGATCCGGCCGGGACCCTTAGCCTGGTGGCGGTGGACATTTCCATCCTCCGTGGGGATGGAGAGCTGGTGGAGCAGGGCACTGAAATGGTGGCCGGCCACCCGCCGCAGGATCCGGCCCAGCAGCGGGGAGCCTCCATCCTCCCGGATCATCCCGGCGGGCTCAGGACCACCGCGCCGGCAGCATCCCCCAGCGCCGACCCGGCAGGCGGCAGAGCCAGGATCCGTCCCACCAAGGCATTCGAGCCCGTCACACAGCTCCGATTCTCCAGGATGGCCCCGGGGATGCGGGGCCGAGTGCTGGGTGGCCCCGGGGATGGGCCGAGGGTGcaaggctgggggctgagccgGCTGCGGGAGCCCGAGGACGGCGGGGCTGGCCCCAGCTTTGACTCTGGCTTTGTTCTGAGCGCAGAGCAGCGCAGGAAGGAGCCGGCTGTCAGGGAGGGCCACCGGGAGCCCCTGATATACATCGCAGTGGCCACTGTGGTGGCCATCTTGCTGGCCGTAGGAGGGCTGCTCCTCTACAAGTATAAATCCAGG GTCCTGGAGCGGCCACTGGAGGATGGAGGCTGTGACCCCGAGGAGCCAGAGAGGAG GGCACTGCAGGGAGCAAGGCGATGTCCAGAGCTGGAGACTCAGGACCTCTAA
- the CSF1 gene encoding macrophage colony-stimulating factor 1 isoform X1, translating to MPRLGAKVCLFRCTLPSFFLLLVCSIHETEQNSYCQQIITEKHLAELEELADTQMQHPGRVSFKFINKMQLKDSVCYVKAAFPLLGKILERTEFKENSPNAKKMQTVRRMYSRIDENVDPCIRDEDDEERRLSQMCFEEFTTSPYEMLLLVKQFFQDINQLLQNQETFEKDCSQVYRRTCLGPRDAGSSPGVGTDPDCNCLSPALPSATQPSLSAATHAGRELAPASTQVPYSLLHATLADLDTPSQPPSSTDGGSGTEEVLGAGVGDTALVPSPAMQQPDQADSTKALLDPAGTLSLVAVDISILRGDGELVEQGTEMVAGHPPQDPAQQRGASILPDHPGGLRTTAPAASPSADPAGGRARIRPTKAFEPVTQLRFSRMAPGMRGRVLGGPGDGPRVQGWGLSRLREPEDGGAGPSFDSGFVLSAEQRRKEPAVREGHREPLIYIAVATVVAILLAVGGLLLYKYKSRVLERPLEDGGCDPEEPERRALQGARRCPELETQDL from the exons GCTGACACCCAGATGCAGCACCCAGGCAGGGTCTCCTTCAAGTTCATCAACAAGATGCAGCTG AAGGACTCCGTCTGCTACgtgaaagctgcttttcctctgctgggCAAGATCCTGGAGCGAACCGAGTTCAAAGAGAACTCGCCCAATGCCAAGAAGATGCAGACGGTGCGCAGGATGTACAGCCGCATCGACGAGAACGTCGACCCCTGCATCAGAGATGAGGATGATGAGGAGAGAAGG CTCTCACAGATGTGCTTCGAGGAGTTCACCACCTCCCCCTATGAGATGCTGTTGCTGGTGAAGCAATTCTTCCAGGACATcaaccagctgctgcagaaccAGGAAACCTTTGAGAAGGATTGCAGCCAGGTCTACCGCCGGACCTGCTTGGGGCCCAGGGATGCTGGATCCTCTCCAG GTGTGGGGACAGATCCTGACTGCAATTGCctgtcccctgccctcccttctgccacccagccctccctctctgctgccacccatGCCGGCAGGGAGCTGGCACCTGCTAGCACCCAGGTCCCTTACAGCCTCCTCCATGCCACCCTTGCTGACTTAGACACCCCGTCTCAGCCCCCCAGTAGCACGGACGGCGGCTCGGGGACCGAGGAGGTCCTGGGTGCCGGGGTAGGTGACACAGCATTGGTGCCATCCCCTGCGATGCAGCAGCCAGATCAAGCCGACAGCACCAAAGCCCTCCTGGATCCGGCCGGGACCCTTAGCCTGGTGGCGGTGGACATTTCCATCCTCCGTGGGGATGGAGAGCTGGTGGAGCAGGGCACTGAAATGGTGGCCGGCCACCCGCCGCAGGATCCGGCCCAGCAGCGGGGAGCCTCCATCCTCCCGGATCATCCCGGCGGGCTCAGGACCACCGCGCCGGCAGCATCCCCCAGCGCCGACCCGGCAGGCGGCAGAGCCAGGATCCGTCCCACCAAGGCATTCGAGCCCGTCACACAGCTCCGATTCTCCAGGATGGCCCCGGGGATGCGGGGCCGAGTGCTGGGTGGCCCCGGGGATGGGCCGAGGGTGcaaggctgggggctgagccgGCTGCGGGAGCCCGAGGACGGCGGGGCTGGCCCCAGCTTTGACTCTGGCTTTGTTCTGAGCGCAGAGCAGCGCAGGAAGGAGCCGGCTGTCAGGGAGGGCCACCGGGAGCCCCTGATATACATCGCAGTGGCCACTGTGGTGGCCATCTTGCTGGCCGTAGGAGGGCTGCTCCTCTACAAGTATAAATCCAGG GTCCTGGAGCGGCCACTGGAGGATGGAGGCTGTGACCCCGAGGAGCCAGAGAGGAG GGCACTGCAGGGAGCAAGGCGATGTCCAGAGCTGGAGACTCAGGACCTCTAA